The following are encoded together in the Glycine soja cultivar W05 chromosome 5, ASM419377v2, whole genome shotgun sequence genome:
- the LOC114411137 gene encoding probable WRKY transcription factor 61 yields the protein MFILITIYEGTHNHPLPMSATAMACTTSATASMLQSPSLSSHGLVDSAISSIINSSAPYYNPNNALNFSTHQVSRPQQFYFPNSSISTLNSHPIITLDLTTPPTSSSNSSFTCMPKYSSTNLNFSSGFSPLHSSMPQSPWNRYSGYSNSGTLYQNRHQGGNYMLNTGNQNQPYSLGHLHQPIYMSNNSTISQHSFPNPIVVATEAIIRSNPKFQSALATALTTYVGNEASSGRTRENHVLESAELMKLKLLRSENSIGNSSIFPLPLPEQRK from the coding sequence ATGTTCATATTGATTACCATCTATGAAGGAACTCACAATCACCCTCTTCCTATGTCAGCCACTGCAATGGCCTGCACAACTTCTGCTACAGCTTCCATGCTCCAATCTCCCTCATTGAGTTCACATGGATTAGTTGATTCAGCTATATCCTCCATCATCAACTCTAGTGCTCCTTATTACAACCCTAATAATGCTCTAAACTTCTCTACACACCAAGTTTCAAGACCACAACAATTCTACTTCCCCAACTCATCCATTTCAACCTTGAATTCTCACCCCATAATCACTTTAGACCTTACAACACCTCCAACTTCTTCCTCAAACTCAAGCTTCACTTGCATGCCAAAATACTCATCAACAAACCTTAACTTTTCCTCAGGTTTCTCTCCTCTACATTCTAGCATGCCGCAATCACCTTGGAACAGGTATAGTGGTTACTCCAACTCTGGAACACTTTATCAAAATAGACACCAAGGTGGTAATTACATGTTAAACACGGGAAATCAAAATCAACCATATTCTCTAGGGCATCTCCATCAACCTATTTACATGAGCAACAATAGTACCATTTCTCAGCATTCTTTCCCTAATCCCATTGTTGTTGCAACTGAGGCAATAATCAGAAGCAACCCAAAATTTCAATCAGCACTAGCAACTGCTCTCACAACATATGTTGGCAATGAAGCTAGTAGTGGTAGGACAAGAGAAAATCATGTTCTTGAGAGTGCAGAACTGATGAAGTTAAAGTTGCTACGTAGTGAAAATAGTATAGGAAACTCAAGTATAT
- the LOC114412321 gene encoding putative pentatricopeptide repeat-containing protein At3g01580: protein MKRRDLLVKLLETCCSKISITQLHSQCLKVGLALDSFVVTKLNVLYARYASLCHAHKLFEETPCKTVYLWNALLRSYFLEGKWVETLSLFHQMNADAVTEERPDNYTVSIALKSCSGLQKLELGKMIHGFLKKKIDSDMFVGSALIELYSKCGQMNDAVKVFTEYPKPDVVLWTSIITGYEQNGSPELALAFFSRMVVLEQVSPDPVTLVSAASACAQLSDFNLGRSVHGFVKRRGFDTKLCLANSILNLYGKTGSIRIAANLFREMPYKDIISWSSMVACYADNGAETNALNLFNEMIDKRIELNRVTVISALRACASSSNLEEGKQIHKLAVNYGFELDITVSTALMDMYLKCFSPENAIELFNRMPKKDVVSWAVLFSGYAEIGMAHKSLGVFCNMLSNGTRPDAIALVKILAASSELGIVQQALCLHAFVTKSGFDNNEFIGASLIELYAKCSSIDNANKVFKGMRHKDVVTWSSIIAAYGFHGQGEEALKLFYQMSNHSDVKPNDVTFVSILSACSHAGLIEEGIKMFHVMVNEYQLMPNIEHYGIMVDLLGRMGELDKALDMINNMPMQAGPHVWGALLGACRIHQNIKIGELAALNLFLLDPNHAGYYTLLSNIYCVDKNWHDAAKLRTLIKENRLKKIVGQSMVEIKNEVHSFIASDRFHGESDQIYEMLRKLDARMREEGYDPDLQTQEIQF from the coding sequence ATGAAAAGGAGGGATCTTTTAGTCAAGCTATTGGAAACTTGCTGCAGTAAGATATCAATCACACAGTTGCACTCACAGTGTTTGAAAGTGGGCCTTGCCCTTGATAGTTTCGTTGTTACCAAGCTTAATGTTCTTTATGCTAGATATGCATCACTTTGCCATGCACATAAGCTGTTTGAAGAAACACCTTGTAAAACTGTCTATCTATGGAATGCTTTACTTAGGAGCTATTTTTTGGAAGGAAAATGGGTAGAGACGTTATCTCTATTCCATCAAATGAACGCTGATGCAGTAACTGAGGAAAGACCTGACAATTACACAGTGTCTATTGCTTTGAAATCATGTTCTGGTTTGCAGAAGCTTGAGCTGGGAAAAATGATTCATGGATTTCTCAAGAAGAAGATAGATAGTGACATGTTTGTAGGGTCTGCATTGATTGAGTTGTATTCAAAGTGTGGACAAATGAATGATGCTGTGAAAGTGTTTACAGAGTATCCAAAACCAGACGTGGTTTTATGGACTTCAATAATTACTGGGTATGAGCAGAATGGAAGTCCTGAACTTGCACTTGCGTTTTTCTCCCGAATGGTTGTGTTGGAGCAAGTAAGTCCTGATCCAGTAACACTTGTTAGTGCTGCTTCTGCTTGTGCCCAGTTATCTGATTTTAACCTTGGAAGAAGTGTACATGGATTTGTAAAACGAAGGGGTTTTGATACTAAGTTATGTTTGGCCAAttctattctaaatttatatggAAAAACTGGTTCCATCAGGATTGCAGCTAATTTGTTCAGGGAAATGCCATATAAAGATATTATATCTTGGAGCTCAATGGTTGCCTGTTATGCTGATAATGGAGCTGAAACTAATGCGTTAAATCTTTTCAATGAAATGATAGATAAGAGAATTGAACTCAACAGGGTTACTGTCATTAGTGCATTGCGAGCTTGTGCTTCCAGTTCAAATTTGGAAGAAGGTAAGCAGATTCATAAATTAGCCGTCAATTATGGTTTTGAGTTGGATATTACTGTCTCTACAGCTCTTATGGACATGTACCTGAAGTGCTTCTCACCTGAAAATGCAATTGAACTTTTCAACAGAATGCCCAAGAAGGATGTAGTTTCTTGGGCTGTTTTGTTTAGTGGCTATGCTGAAATTGGAATGGCACACAAATCCCTGGGGGTTTTCTGCAACATGTTATCTAATGGAACACGACCTGATGCTATTGCTCTAGTGAAGATTCTTGCTGCTAGTTCAGAATTGGGGATTGTTCAACAAGCTTTATGTCTTCATGCTTTTGTAACTAAAAGTGGATTTGACAATAATGAATTTATTGGAGCGTCACTCATAGAGTTGTATGCAAAATGTAGTAGCATAGATAATGCTAACAAGGTTTTCAAAGGAATGAGACATAAAGATGTTGTTACCTGGAGCTCAATAATTGCAGCTTACGGATTCCATGGGCAAGGAGAAGAggctttgaaattattttatcagaTGTCTAATCATTCAGATGTTAAGCCTAATGATGTAACCTTCGTCTCAATTCTATCTGCCTGTAGTCATGCAGGTTTGATTGAAGAAGGGATAAAGATGTTTCATGTCATGGTGAATGAATACCAATTGATGCCCAATATAGAGCATTACGGGATAATGGTTGATCTTCTTGGTCGAATGGGAGAGTTGGATAAGGCCTTGGATATGATTAATAACATGCCCATGCAAGCTGGGCCTCATGTATGGGGAGCCTTACTTGGTGCTTGTCGCATACATCAAAATATTAAGATAGGGGAGCTTGCCGCTCTGAATCTTTTCCTGTTAGACCCTAATCACGCAGGGTATTATACgcttttatcaaatatatattgtgTGGACAAGAATTGGCATGATGCTGCAAAACTCAGGACATTGATAAAGGAGAATAGGTTGAAGAAGATTGTTGGTCAAAGCATGGTTGAGATAAAAAATGAGGTTCACAGTTTCATAGCTAGTGATAGATTCCATGGTGAATCTGATCAGATTTATGAAATGCTGAGAAAATTAGATGCAAGAATGAGAGAAGAAGGTTATGATCCTGATTTACAGACACAAGAAATACAGTTCTAA